TCGCAGACGAACTCGACACTGACGAGGAGATCGAGCTTGCTGCCCTAGGCCTCTTCAAGGATGAGGCCACAGGCGCCGTGGCCGCTGACGACGAGCAGGGCTCGAAGCTGAGAGCATCTGTGCGGCTCCGTGAGGACCGCGCTGCCTACCTGAACGATATCAACTCTGAAACCATCAACTACGATCCGAAGTCACGCTTGTACAAAAGCGACACCCTTGGGGAAGTGGATTCTGAATCCAAGATGTTCCACCGACACCTCACAGGCGAGTCGCTGGAGCTTTCTAAATTGAGCAGATTCGCACGCGAGAAGACGCTGGAGTCCGGTGTTCGGGACGAAATGGAAGACGAAGCTAAAACTAGACATGTCCTTGTGGCGAACCCCACGAAATACGAgctgatgatgaagaaggaggaaAGCAGCGTGCCAGTAAAACCGGAGGATCTTTATCGCGGTCAGTCCGCTAAAAAGCTCACAGGAACAAAGCAATCTGAAGACCAAAAGGCGCAGCTACTCAAGAAGTACGGCTAGATTTGCAGAACTCTAAATGGTGGCTACCTCGCACAATGGAGTACAACCGAGTGATAAAAGAGAATATGAACTACTCCCGAGTTTTTAAACAAAGTTGGAGTCAAGTAGCTCGAGGCGCCTCGCAAAAGGGTGCCGTAGAGTTGCTAATTTCTGAAGTCCCTAAACGTTTTTTTCTGCTACAAAATCACCGGGCCGGGAAGCTACATGTTGTCAGTTGACTGTCTAGAAACCTCTCGAACGATAGCAACGTCCACGTAAGCGACTCTAAATGTTTGCAACGCATGCTTTGGAACGCTTTTCTTTCACGATCAAAGACTCTGGTAGAGGATTCGGGCACTCCACTCGAGGCGTCGCACTCTAAATTAGACGAGCTGAACGCTCGGCTTGGTGACGGCTCTAAAAATGCCAGCGTGCGTTGTCTTCACCAAGGAGCTGGCGATACAAATTTGCGGAACGCGACGTTTGTTAGCAAGAATAATTACCCGACAAAGACCCATCCCAACGAAAGGGCGCGCTGATTTTACAACCTCGTGCTATTCTATTAAATTTATATATCGCTCCTGCTCGAAGTATGGAAAATTTAATTAGTTGGCGGCATATGGCTTTCATAAtatgaaaaaaatttgaagctcatcgctcTCATCAGTGTCTCGACAGAAGCAAACAAACAGTCACCCCAGGACAAATATGGAGACTTCAGCATTCGTTAAGCAACTGGCTTCAAACAGCAGGACCGTGCGAGAGGAAGCGCTTgagtctttgaaaaaataCCTAACCACAAAACAATTCAAAGACAGCAAGCAGCTGTCCTTCGATAAGCTCTGGAAGGGGCTCTACTATGCCATGTGGTTCAGCGACAGACCTAGGCCGCAGCAGAGACTTGCTACAAACCTCGGAGAGCTGTTTGTGCTCTATTTCGACAAGGCCGACAATCAAGCCGGCAGTGGGGAGCTGACCAAGAACGACAAAgcgtttttgaagttcagCAAGGCGTTCTGGCGTGTGATGTGCATGGAGTGGTACAACATCGACCACCATCGTCTTGACAAGTACTTGTTACTGGTGAGACGGGTGCTTGCGCACCAGCTGCGATACCTACAACTGCGCGAGTGGAGCGAGGAAGTCGTGTCTGCGTACATCCACTCTGTGCTGCGCAAGCTGCCTCTAAGCGGCGACAAAAAGGTGTACAACGGAATACCATTCCATGTCATTGACATTCTGCTGGACGAGTGGGAGAAGCTGGTGCTGGGTTCGCCCGAGAATGGagacgacgacgacgacgacgacaGCAGTaacgaggaggacgaggaggCCAAGCTCCAGGAACAGCgcgagctcatcgcagcaACCCCCCTGTCTCAGTTTGTGGACATTTTCAGAGACCTGGCGTCGAACACcgacaacatcaaggtcTTGCGTGATAAGATCAAAGAggacattttcaaagacgaGAGGTTGACGAGATGGGGTGTGCTGAGCGCCGAAGAGGTCCCGGCAATCGAAGATGACGGGGACGATGGCGAGGAGT
The Lachancea thermotolerans CBS 6340 chromosome G complete sequence genome window above contains:
- the SLU7 gene encoding mRNA splicing protein SLU7 (similar to uniprot|Q02775 Saccharomyces cerevisiae YDR088C SLU7 Protein involved in 3' splice site choices acts in concert with Prp18p during the 2nd step of splicing) → MSKRQENVHIPKYIKDQPWFYKSSAEGSAENEDYLAHHRRHGRPDSDLDIDNNAEPKIGRGIRDEYEQYTGVSRPRFAKAKCLNCGAADHISRDCLEAPRKRKAYTEAQTRTAVVRRKEIDGNWDARRDRWFGYEGKEYENVLQKWENSAAKQRDQAAGDGDIADELDTDEEIELAALGLFKDEATGAVAADDEQGSKLRASVRLREDRAAYLNDINSETINYDPKSRLYKSDTLGEVDSESKMFHRHLTGESLELSKLSRFAREKTLESGVRDEMEDEAKTRHVLVANPTKYELMMKKEESSVPVKPEDLYRGQSAKKLTGTKQSEDQKAQLLKKYG
- the RRP1 gene encoding Rrp1p (similar to uniprot|P35178 Saccharomyces cerevisiae YDR087C RRP1 involved in processing rRNA precursor species to mature rRNAs involved in rRNA processing) — protein: METSAFVKQLASNSRTVREEALESLKKYLTTKQFKDSKQLSFDKLWKGLYYAMWFSDRPRPQQRLATNLGELFVLYFDKADNQAGSGELTKNDKAFLKFSKAFWRVMCMEWYNIDHHRLDKYLLLVRRVLAHQLRYLQLREWSEEVVSAYIHSVLRKLPLSGDKKVYNGIPFHVIDILLDEWEKLVLGSPENGDDDDDDDSSNEEDEEAKLQEQRELIAATPLSQFVDIFRDLASNTDNIKVLRDKIKEDIFKDERLTRWGVLSAEEVPAIEDDGDDGEEWTGFN